From Streptomyces griseorubiginosus, one genomic window encodes:
- a CDS encoding cytidine deaminase: MTGVDWGALREAARGAMSRAYAPYSGYPVGVAALVDDGRTITGCNVENASYGVGLCAECGLVSELQNTGGGRLTHFTCVDGKGEVLVPCGRCRQLLYEFGGAELLLETPAGILPLSEMLPQAFGPEHLTK; this comes from the coding sequence GTGACGGGCGTCGACTGGGGCGCGCTCAGGGAAGCGGCCCGGGGCGCGATGTCCCGGGCGTACGCCCCCTACTCCGGCTACCCGGTCGGCGTGGCCGCCCTGGTCGACGACGGCCGTACGATCACCGGCTGCAACGTCGAGAACGCCTCCTACGGCGTCGGCCTGTGCGCCGAGTGCGGTCTGGTCTCGGAGCTCCAGAACACCGGAGGCGGCCGCCTCACGCACTTCACCTGCGTGGACGGCAAGGGCGAGGTGCTCGTCCCCTGCGGCCGCTGCCGCCAGCTGCTCTACGAGTTCGGCGGCGCCGAGCTCCTCCTGGAGACCCCGGCGGGCATCCTGCCGCTCTCCGAGATGCTCCCGCAGGCCTTCGGGCCCGAGCACCTCACCAAGTAA
- a CDS encoding ABC transporter ATP-binding protein: MRGITKRFPGVVANKDIDITVRTGTVHALCGENGAGKSTLMKILYGMQQPDEGTITVNGETVTFHTPADAIARGIGMVHQHFMLADNLTVLENVVLGAEKLYGIGAKARAKIREISDAYSLNVRPDVLLEELGVADRQRVEILKVLYRGAKTLILDEPTAVLVPQEVDALFDNLRELKAEGLTVIFISHKLGEVLSVADEITVIRRGTTVGTVKPAGTTTKQLAELMVGSELPTPETEESTVTDVALLKLDGLRLAQTDLDGVERIILDDISFTIHKGEVLGIAGVEGNGQSELVEAIMGIRALNAGTIALDGTDISHVPTRQRREAGVGYIPEDRHRHGLLLEAPLWENRILGHVTEKPNSRGQLLDIKAARTDTERIIQAYDVRTPGIDVTAASLSGGNQQKLIVGREMSHAPKLLIAAHPTRGVDVGAQAAIWDHIREARREGLAVLLISADLDELIGLSDTLRVMYRGRLVADADPATITPEELGSAMTGAATGHLEHEEGSADDSAAVSAEDDEDAR, from the coding sequence AGCAGCCGGACGAGGGCACCATCACCGTGAACGGCGAGACGGTCACCTTCCACACCCCCGCCGACGCCATCGCCCGCGGCATCGGCATGGTGCACCAGCACTTCATGCTCGCCGACAACCTCACCGTCCTGGAGAACGTCGTCCTGGGCGCGGAGAAGCTGTACGGCATCGGCGCCAAGGCCCGCGCGAAGATCAGGGAGATCTCCGACGCGTACAGCCTGAACGTCCGCCCCGACGTCCTGCTGGAGGAGCTCGGTGTCGCCGACCGCCAGCGCGTGGAGATCCTCAAGGTCCTCTACCGCGGCGCCAAGACGCTGATCCTCGACGAGCCCACCGCCGTCCTCGTGCCCCAGGAGGTCGACGCGCTCTTCGACAACCTGCGGGAGCTGAAGGCCGAGGGCCTCACCGTCATCTTCATCTCGCACAAGCTCGGTGAAGTCCTCTCCGTGGCCGACGAGATCACCGTCATCCGCCGCGGCACCACCGTCGGCACCGTCAAGCCGGCCGGCACCACGACCAAGCAGCTCGCCGAGCTGATGGTCGGCAGCGAACTGCCCACCCCGGAGACCGAGGAGTCCACGGTCACCGACGTGGCGCTGCTCAAGCTGGACGGCCTGCGCCTGGCCCAGACCGACCTCGACGGCGTCGAGCGGATCATCCTCGACGACATCTCGTTCACCATCCACAAGGGCGAGGTCCTCGGCATCGCCGGCGTGGAGGGCAACGGCCAGTCCGAGCTGGTCGAGGCCATCATGGGCATCCGTGCCCTGAACGCCGGCACGATCGCCCTCGACGGCACCGACATCTCCCACGTCCCCACCCGCCAACGCCGTGAGGCCGGCGTCGGCTACATCCCCGAGGACCGCCACCGCCACGGCCTGCTCCTCGAGGCCCCGCTGTGGGAGAACCGCATCCTCGGCCATGTCACCGAGAAGCCCAACTCCCGCGGCCAGCTCCTCGACATCAAGGCCGCCCGCACCGACACCGAGCGCATCATCCAGGCGTACGACGTCCGCACCCCCGGCATCGACGTCACCGCCGCCTCCCTCTCCGGCGGCAACCAGCAGAAGCTGATCGTCGGCCGCGAGATGAGCCACGCGCCCAAGCTGCTCATCGCCGCCCACCCGACCCGCGGTGTGGACGTCGGCGCGCAGGCCGCGATCTGGGACCACATCCGCGAGGCCCGCCGCGAGGGCCTGGCCGTGCTGCTGATCTCCGCCGACCTGGACGAGCTCATCGGCCTGTCCGACACCCTGCGGGTGATGTACCGCGGCCGACTGGTCGCCGACGCCGACCCCGCCACCATCACCCCGGAGGAGCTGGGCTCCGCCATGACCGGTGCCGCCACCGGCCACCTGGAGCACGAAGAGGGCTCCGCAGACGACTCCGCAGCGGTCTCCGCCGAGGACGACGAGGACGCCCGATGA
- a CDS encoding ABC transporter permease — MNKLTQRIDKERLLLGIAAPLLAVVAALVVTTLVILATGKNPGAAFSDMLTYGSASDSQVYILNKATTYYLAGVSVAIGFRMNLFNIGVDGQYRIAAFFAAVLGGALTTPGWISIPLIILCAMATGALWAAIAGVLKVTRGVSEVISTIMLNSIATAIIAYLLQPGKLAELQAGGTVVSTKPLPESSYFFQIDTGAAGELWGFIVIAVIVGIAYWFVLGRTRFGFDLRTVGQSESAASASGVSVKKMVATSMVISGAVAGLIGMPTLLNDSHQFSNDFPVGIGFTGIAIALLGRNNPVGIALGALLWGFLERTTNHLEFEGYDKEILGVIQGVIVLCVVIAYEVVRRYGLKRQQQRVGAELAAQAAPRTQKQEVA, encoded by the coding sequence ATGAACAAGCTGACCCAACGCATCGACAAGGAGCGGCTGCTCCTCGGCATCGCGGCCCCGCTGCTCGCGGTCGTCGCCGCGCTCGTCGTCACGACCCTGGTGATCCTCGCCACCGGCAAGAACCCGGGCGCCGCCTTCAGCGACATGCTGACCTACGGCTCCGCCAGCGACAGCCAGGTCTACATCCTCAACAAGGCGACGACGTACTACCTGGCGGGTGTCTCGGTGGCCATCGGCTTCCGGATGAACCTGTTCAACATCGGCGTCGACGGCCAGTACCGCATCGCCGCGTTCTTCGCCGCCGTCCTCGGTGGCGCGCTGACCACGCCGGGCTGGATCTCCATCCCGCTGATCATCCTGTGCGCCATGGCGACCGGTGCCCTGTGGGCGGCCATCGCGGGTGTCCTCAAGGTGACCCGGGGCGTCAGCGAGGTCATCTCGACGATCATGCTGAACTCGATCGCCACCGCGATCATCGCCTACCTCCTCCAGCCCGGGAAGCTCGCCGAGCTCCAGGCCGGCGGCACCGTCGTCTCCACCAAGCCGCTGCCGGAGTCGTCGTACTTCTTCCAGATCGACACCGGCGCCGCGGGCGAGCTGTGGGGCTTCATCGTGATCGCCGTGATCGTCGGCATCGCGTACTGGTTCGTGCTCGGCCGCACCCGGTTCGGCTTCGACCTGCGCACTGTCGGCCAGTCCGAGTCCGCCGCCTCCGCGAGCGGTGTCTCGGTGAAGAAGATGGTCGCCACCAGCATGGTGATCTCGGGCGCGGTGGCCGGCCTGATCGGCATGCCGACCCTGCTCAACGACAGCCACCAGTTCAGCAACGACTTCCCCGTCGGCATCGGCTTCACCGGTATCGCCATCGCCCTGCTCGGCCGCAACAACCCGGTCGGCATCGCGCTCGGCGCCCTGCTCTGGGGCTTCCTGGAGCGCACCACCAACCACCTGGAGTTCGAGGGCTACGACAAGGAGATCCTCGGCGTGATCCAGGGCGTCATCGTCCTGTGCGTCGTCATCGCCTACGAGGTCGTACGCCGTTACGGACTCAAGCGCCAGCAGCAGCGGGTCGGCGCCGAGCTCGCCGCCCAGGCCGCCCCCCGGACCCAGAAGCAGGAGGTGGCGTGA
- a CDS encoding ABC transporter permease gives MTATMTDTPPPAAPKADTATRSGRSLGQILMIVAGALLLVAAVRVISGSDQLTSEGQVSAALSLAVPIGLAGLAGLWSERSGVVNIGLEGMMILGTFGAGWIGWQSSPWLGLLCGVGFGVVGGLLHAVATVTFGVDHIVSGVAINLLALGTTQYLAKLFFVDGKAAEEGGNPKQSPPVDSLPNFDVPGLSSGLHSIENHHWFLISDIAGILGGLVTDLSVVTVLAIALFVGSWWLLWRTPFGLRLRSCGENPIAAESLGVNVYKYKYMAVAVSGGLAGLGGAFLALVTSHTYLEGQTGGRGYIGLAAMIFGNWRPGGLAMGAGLFGYSDALQLRNGGETVHALLLLLFVLLLAMAGWKLYKKAHWQGGISLLVAAGVLVWYLVTDEVPSDFVGATPYVVTLLVLSLSAQRLRMPKADGMRYRKGQGK, from the coding sequence ATGACTGCCACGATGACCGACACGCCGCCGCCCGCGGCCCCCAAGGCGGACACCGCCACCCGGTCGGGCCGCTCGCTCGGCCAGATCCTGATGATCGTCGCCGGCGCGCTGCTGCTCGTCGCCGCGGTGCGGGTCATCTCCGGCTCCGACCAGCTCACCTCCGAGGGCCAGGTCTCCGCCGCCCTCAGCCTCGCCGTGCCGATCGGCCTCGCGGGCCTGGCCGGTCTGTGGTCCGAGCGGTCCGGCGTGGTCAACATCGGCCTCGAAGGCATGATGATCCTCGGCACTTTCGGCGCCGGCTGGATCGGCTGGCAGTCCAGCCCCTGGCTCGGCCTGCTGTGCGGTGTCGGCTTCGGCGTCGTCGGCGGCCTGCTGCACGCGGTCGCCACCGTCACCTTCGGCGTCGACCACATCGTCTCCGGTGTGGCGATCAACCTCCTCGCGCTCGGCACCACCCAGTACCTCGCCAAGCTGTTCTTCGTCGACGGCAAGGCGGCCGAGGAGGGCGGCAACCCCAAGCAGTCCCCGCCCGTGGACTCGCTGCCCAACTTCGACGTGCCGGGCCTGTCCAGCGGGCTGCACTCCATCGAGAACCACCACTGGTTCCTGATCTCCGACATCGCCGGCATCCTCGGCGGCCTGGTCACCGACCTGTCCGTGGTGACGGTCCTCGCGATCGCGCTGTTCGTCGGCAGCTGGTGGCTGCTGTGGCGCACCCCGTTCGGTCTGCGGCTGCGCTCCTGCGGTGAGAACCCGATCGCCGCCGAGTCCCTCGGCGTCAACGTCTACAAGTACAAGTACATGGCCGTGGCCGTCTCCGGCGGCCTCGCCGGCCTCGGCGGCGCCTTCCTGGCACTGGTCACCTCGCACACGTACCTCGAAGGCCAGACCGGCGGCCGCGGTTACATCGGTCTCGCCGCGATGATCTTCGGCAACTGGCGTCCGGGCGGTCTCGCCATGGGCGCGGGCCTGTTCGGCTACTCCGACGCGCTCCAGCTGCGCAACGGCGGCGAGACCGTCCACGCGCTGCTGCTCCTGCTGTTCGTGCTGCTGCTGGCGATGGCCGGCTGGAAGCTGTACAAGAAGGCGCACTGGCAGGGCGGCATCAGCCTCCTGGTGGCCGCGGGCGTCCTGGTCTGGTACCTGGTCACCGACGAGGTCCCGAGCGACTTCGTGGGCGCCACCCCGTACGTCGTGACCCTGCTGGTGCTGTCGCTGTCCGCACAGCGCCTGCGGATGCCGAAGGCGGACGGTATGCGCTACCGGAAGGGGCAGGGCAAGTGA
- a CDS encoding thymidine phosphorylase, whose amino-acid sequence MDVISVIRTKRDRGELSDEQIDWVIDAYTRGEVADEQMSALAMAILLNGMNRREIARWTAAMIASGERMDFSSLSRPTADKHSTGGVGDKITLPLAPLVAACGAAVPQLSGRGLGHTGGTLDKLESIPGWRALLSNEEMLNVLDTTGAVICAAGDGLAPADKKLYALRDVTGTVEAIPLIASSIMSKKIAEGTGSLVLDVKVGTGAFMKTIEDARELASTMVGLGTDHGVRTVALLTDMSTPLGLTAGNALEVRESVEVLAGGGPADVVELTLALAHEMLAAAGIRDADPAKALADGSAMDVWRRMIAAQGGDPDASLPVAREQHVIKAPSSGVLTRLDAYGIGVAAWRLGAGRARKEDPVQAGAGVEMHAKPGDTVTEGQPLLTLHTDTPERFAYALESIAGSYDIEAAGTAFTASQVVLERIA is encoded by the coding sequence ATGGACGTCATCTCCGTCATCCGCACCAAGCGGGACCGCGGCGAACTCAGCGACGAGCAGATCGACTGGGTCATCGACGCGTACACCCGCGGGGAGGTCGCCGACGAGCAGATGTCCGCGCTCGCGATGGCCATCCTGCTCAACGGCATGAACCGCCGCGAGATCGCCCGCTGGACGGCCGCGATGATCGCCTCGGGCGAGCGGATGGACTTCTCGTCCCTCTCCCGCCCGACGGCGGACAAGCACTCCACGGGCGGTGTCGGCGACAAGATCACGCTGCCGCTGGCGCCCCTGGTGGCGGCCTGCGGCGCGGCCGTCCCGCAGCTCTCGGGCCGCGGCCTCGGCCACACCGGCGGCACGCTCGACAAGCTGGAGTCGATCCCCGGCTGGCGCGCGCTGCTGTCGAACGAGGAGATGCTGAACGTCCTCGACACCACCGGTGCGGTGATCTGCGCGGCGGGCGACGGCCTGGCCCCGGCCGACAAGAAGCTGTACGCCCTGCGGGACGTCACCGGCACGGTCGAGGCGATCCCGCTGATCGCCTCGTCGATCATGTCGAAGAAGATCGCGGAGGGCACCGGGTCGCTGGTCCTGGACGTCAAGGTCGGCACCGGCGCGTTCATGAAGACCATCGAGGACGCGCGCGAGCTGGCGTCCACGATGGTGGGCCTGGGCACCGACCACGGCGTCAGGACGGTCGCGCTCCTGACGGACATGTCGACCCCGCTGGGCCTCACGGCCGGCAACGCCCTCGAGGTCCGCGAGTCGGTGGAGGTCCTCGCGGGCGGCGGCCCGGCGGACGTCGTGGAGCTCACCCTCGCGCTGGCCCACGAGATGCTGGCGGCGGCGGGCATCCGCGACGCCGACCCGGCGAAGGCGCTGGCCGACGGTTCGGCGATGGACGTCTGGCGGCGGATGATCGCGGCGCAGGGCGGCGACCCGGACGCGTCCTTGCCGGTGGCCCGCGAGCAGCACGTGATCAAGGCCCCGTCCTCGGGCGTCCTGACCCGCCTCGACGCCTACGGCATCGGCGTCGCCGCCTGGCGCCTCGGCGCGGGGCGTGCCCGCAAGGAGGACCCGGTGCAGGCGGGGGCGGGCGTGGAGATGCACGCCAAGCCGGGCGACACGGTGACGGAGGGCCAGCCCCTCCTGACCCTCCACACGGACACCCCGGAGCGCTTCGCGTACGCGCTTGAGTCGATCGCGGGTTCCTACGACATCGAGGCGGCGGGTACGGCGTTCACGGCGTCGCAGGTGGTGCTGGAACGTATTGCCTGA